Proteins from one Hydrogenophaga sp. SL48 genomic window:
- the phnE gene encoding phosphonate ABC transporter, permease protein PhnE yields the protein MHSPSQVPASRTMPERFERTSATSFMLWLIVLGFFAWSVNKTGVSLGDLWGGIPQMARLAGEMLPPSTARLEAVGWALLETFQMAFVGTVVGVLLSVPIAVLATPHLSPHPLVHHAARHLIAFFRTVPDLVWALLFVVSVGLGPFAGTLAIVIDKIGFCGRFFAEAMEEVDRGPQEALSAMGTGRLSLIVCSVFPAAMPSFINTSLFSLEKATRSSVVLGLVGAGGIGIELKVAMDLFNYDEAATIILAIFALVVLVERLSAVLRKKVL from the coding sequence ATGCATAGCCCCTCCCAGGTGCCCGCCTCGCGCACCATGCCCGAGCGCTTCGAGCGCACCAGCGCGACCAGCTTCATGCTCTGGCTGATCGTGCTCGGCTTCTTCGCCTGGTCGGTCAACAAGACCGGCGTCTCGCTCGGTGACCTCTGGGGCGGCATTCCGCAGATGGCGCGCCTGGCCGGCGAGATGCTGCCGCCGTCCACCGCGCGGCTCGAAGCCGTGGGCTGGGCGCTGCTGGAAACCTTCCAGATGGCCTTCGTGGGCACGGTGGTCGGGGTGTTGCTGAGCGTGCCCATCGCCGTGCTGGCCACGCCGCACCTCTCGCCCCATCCGCTGGTTCACCACGCGGCGCGCCACCTGATCGCCTTCTTCCGCACCGTGCCCGACCTGGTGTGGGCGCTGCTCTTCGTGGTGTCGGTGGGCCTGGGGCCGTTCGCCGGCACGCTGGCCATCGTCATCGACAAGATCGGCTTCTGTGGCCGCTTCTTCGCCGAGGCCATGGAAGAGGTGGACCGCGGGCCGCAAGAGGCGCTCTCGGCCATGGGCACGGGCCGGTTGTCGCTGATCGTGTGTTCGGTGTTTCCCGCCGCCATGCCCTCGTTCATCAACACCTCGCTGTTCAGCCTGGAGAAGGCCACGCGCTCGTCGGTGGTGCTCGGGCTGGTGGGGGCGGGTGGCATCGGCATCGAGCTGAAGGTGGCGATGGACCTGTTCAACTACGACGAGGCCGCCACCATCATCCTGGCGATCTTCGCGCTGGTGGTGCTGGTCGAACGGCTCAGCGCCGTGCTGCGCAAGAAGGTGCTGTGA
- a CDS encoding phosphonate ABC transporter ATP-binding protein, which produces MLNTLSPAATLVGGGVLSEAETVETSAPPADLWVRGLTKRFDATVPVLDGVAFQVKAGQRVALIGANGAGKSTLLRCCMHLIPPDGGEVRLFGTPLAGLDATALRRLRAQVGFVFQKHNLVPRLSALSNVLHGASPRTPLARAWFQGLAPAALRSEALACLDRVGLAHIALRRADKLSGGQSQRVAVARALMQRPRLIVADEPAASLDPVAGDEVMALFSGLVKDQGLTMVFTSHDLVHAVKYADRVIALQRGRIVLDALSHEVNATELRSLYA; this is translated from the coding sequence ATGTTGAACACGTTGTCGCCCGCCGCCACGCTCGTGGGCGGCGGGGTGTTGTCCGAGGCCGAGACCGTTGAGACCAGCGCTCCGCCCGCCGACCTCTGGGTGCGCGGCCTGACCAAACGATTTGATGCCACCGTGCCGGTGCTCGATGGCGTGGCTTTCCAGGTGAAGGCCGGCCAGCGGGTGGCGCTGATCGGTGCCAACGGCGCCGGAAAGTCCACGCTGCTGCGCTGCTGCATGCACCTGATCCCGCCCGACGGCGGCGAGGTGCGGCTGTTCGGCACGCCGCTGGCGGGGCTCGACGCCACGGCCCTGCGGCGCCTGCGTGCGCAGGTGGGCTTCGTGTTCCAGAAGCACAACCTGGTGCCTCGGCTCTCGGCACTCTCCAACGTGCTGCACGGTGCCTCGCCGCGCACCCCGCTGGCGCGGGCCTGGTTTCAGGGGCTGGCGCCGGCGGCGCTGCGCAGCGAGGCCCTGGCCTGCCTGGACCGCGTGGGGCTCGCGCACATCGCGCTGCGCCGGGCCGACAAGCTCTCGGGCGGGCAGTCGCAGCGGGTGGCGGTGGCGCGCGCCCTGATGCAGCGGCCACGTCTCATCGTGGCCGACGAGCCGGCGGCCAGCCTCGACCCGGTGGCCGGCGACGAGGTGATGGCGCTGTTTTCCGGGCTGGTGAAAGATCAAGGCCTGACCATGGTCTTCACCTCGCACGACCTGGTGCATGCCGTGAAATACGCCGACCGCGTGATCGCCCTGCAGCGCGGCCGCATCGTGCTGGACGCGCTCAGCCACGAGGTGAACGCGACCGAACTGAGGTCCTTGTATGCATAG